A stretch of Lactuca sativa cultivar Salinas chromosome 6, Lsat_Salinas_v11, whole genome shotgun sequence DNA encodes these proteins:
- the LOC111880444 gene encoding protein FAR1-RELATED SEQUENCE 5-like: protein MGNSIKKVFPKTRHRFCSWHIMKHETEHLRSYVSRYSDFQETHKQWINSDTVEQFEATWEVMHSKYELESNCLISDMYNQRIHWAKPFLKDTFFAGMTTTGRSESINSFFDGYVNSRTMLNEFVVQYDKAVESRRAAKEDEYFKTMNSRPVLSSVHPIEAKTGQCYTRKMFDTFKKEWTKDITNLTHETIGKTTEESTYQVGQLDVDKKYWCIVTFRSLDQVSVTCSCAKYETNGILCKHSLYVMKKKHVKELPSHYILPRWTLNARYKLGSDSIGIEEMNNEYGVSAYTLWCVLSNFTKLIEQARDSLS from the coding sequence ATGGGAAATTCAATAAAAAAAGTGTTTCCGAAGACCCGACATCGTTTCTGTTCATGGCATATCATGAAGCATGAAACCGAGCACCTTCGATCGTATGTTTCCCGTTACAGTGATTTTCAAGAAACGCACAAACAATGGATAAATAGCGACACCGTTGAACAATTTGAAGCAACATGGGAGGTTATGCATAGTAAGTATGAACTAGAAAGCAATTGTTTGATTAGTGACATGTATAACCAACGTATACATTGGGCTAAACCCTTCTTGAAAGATACTTTCTTTGCTGGTATGACAACAACCGGACGAAGTGAGAGCATCAATTCATTTTTTGATGGATATGTTAATTCGAGGACCATGTTGAATGAATTTGTTGTACAATACGACAAAGCAGTTGAGTCTCGAAGGGCCGCCAAAGAAGATGAATACTTCAAGACTATGAACTCGAGGCCGGTCCTTTCTTCAGTGCATCCAATCGAAGCAAAAACAGGTCAATGTTATACTAGAAAGATGTTTGATACTTTCAAAAAAGAATGGACTAAAGATATTACCAATTTGACTCATGAGACTATAGGAAAAACTACAGAAGAAAGCACATACCAAGTTGGGCAATTGGATGTTGATAAAAAATATTGGTGCATTGTTACCTTTCGTTCTTTGGATCAAGTCAGTGTCACATGTTCCTGTGCTAAGTATGAGACAAATGGAATTTTATGTAAACATAGCCTATATGTGATGAAGAAGAAGCATGTTAAAGAACTCCCGAGTCACTATATTTTACCACGATGGACCCTTAATGCTAGGTACAAACTAGGTAGTGATAGTATTGGAATCGAAGAAATGAATAATGAATATGGAGTAAGTGCCTACACACTATGGTGTGTCCtttcaaattttacaaaactgATTGAACAAGCTAGAGACTCCCTTTCATAG